A window of Pirellula sp. SH-Sr6A contains these coding sequences:
- a CDS encoding DUF1501 domain-containing protein, producing the protein MNPFFSRREILRTTAAGFGSVALAGLLGSQGQSQEKMLHPLAPKEPHFQPKAKRIIFLFLEGAFSQLDTWEYKPQLAADHGKPGPGGGTLVASKFKFQQYGETGTWVSELFPNCAKHVDKLCFIRGMHTDTPAHPQAVIQLHTGTAIASLTRPSMGSWLLYGLGSENQDLPGYITINPPPNFGGAINYGSAFLPAHFQGTKLSDRGELTNIKPSRDARLQRKQLDFIQSLNENLKGNTGAPEDLEGIIQSFELAFKMQSKVPEILDFASESQETLDAYGIQDGPAGSFARQCLMARKLSEAGVRFVEVCDPGWDHHNNLNQGLLTRTKSVDQPIAALLSDLEQRGMLDDTLVLFGSEFGRLPQAQGPDGRDHNITGYPMWLAGAGVKPGFSYGATDEYGRVAVDGRMHTNDLHATLLALMGLDHETLTYNYAGRDFRLTDVAGRVASEILT; encoded by the coding sequence ATGAATCCGTTTTTTTCACGCCGCGAGATTCTTCGCACAACCGCAGCAGGATTTGGATCGGTGGCATTGGCAGGTTTGCTGGGGAGCCAAGGGCAATCTCAGGAGAAGATGCTACACCCCCTTGCCCCAAAAGAGCCCCACTTCCAACCCAAAGCAAAAAGGATCATCTTCCTCTTTTTGGAGGGAGCATTCTCACAGCTTGATACTTGGGAGTACAAGCCGCAGTTGGCAGCCGATCATGGAAAGCCGGGCCCAGGTGGCGGAACCTTGGTCGCCTCGAAATTCAAGTTCCAACAGTATGGAGAAACGGGAACTTGGGTCTCTGAACTTTTTCCCAACTGCGCGAAGCATGTCGACAAATTATGTTTCATCCGTGGGATGCACACCGATACGCCAGCGCATCCCCAAGCCGTCATTCAGTTGCATACGGGAACTGCGATTGCCTCCCTGACACGACCATCCATGGGTTCGTGGCTTCTGTATGGCTTGGGCTCGGAGAATCAGGACTTGCCGGGATACATCACCATCAATCCACCTCCCAATTTTGGAGGAGCGATCAACTATGGCAGTGCATTCCTACCAGCACACTTTCAAGGAACGAAACTGAGCGATCGGGGTGAGCTAACGAATATCAAGCCGTCGAGAGACGCGAGACTACAGCGGAAGCAACTCGATTTCATTCAAAGCTTAAATGAGAACCTAAAAGGTAATACCGGAGCTCCTGAAGATTTGGAAGGAATCATTCAGTCGTTTGAGTTGGCGTTTAAGATGCAGAGCAAAGTACCAGAGATTCTCGACTTCGCTTCGGAATCTCAAGAGACTTTAGACGCGTATGGCATCCAGGACGGCCCTGCAGGAAGTTTTGCTAGGCAGTGCCTGATGGCTCGCAAACTTAGTGAAGCGGGGGTCCGGTTTGTGGAAGTTTGCGACCCCGGATGGGATCACCACAACAACTTGAATCAAGGTCTGCTCACTCGAACTAAATCCGTTGATCAACCGATTGCAGCATTGCTTTCCGATTTAGAACAGCGAGGAATGTTGGACGACACATTGGTTTTGTTCGGTAGTGAGTTTGGGCGTCTGCCACAGGCTCAAGGCCCGGATGGCCGCGATCACAACATCACGGGTTACCCTATGTGGCTCGCGGGTGCTGGGGTCAAACCAGGCTTCTCCTACGGGGCGACCGACGAATACGGGCGAGTTGCAGTGGACGGTCGTATGCACACCAATGATCTTCACGCCACGCTTCTAGCGTTGATGGGGCTCGATCACGAAACGCTCACCTATAACTACGCTGGCAGAGACTTCCGACTCACCGACGTCGCGGGGCGGGTTGCGAGTGAGATCCTCACGTAG
- a CDS encoding DUF1553 domain-containing protein, with amino-acid sequence MKRINHYNRLAWMAVACIAGGTLSAEEAAGLPQANDKEVEFFERKVRPILVENCYICHSEHHKEAGGLRVDDFKSITSKGRNGSAVVAGNSAESILIQRVTHADDSKAMPPDHRLSEQQIHDLKSWIDRGAAWPPLVIPTDIDQTLEPGVVPHVERKESHWAWQPLKNPAAPEVAPGSFWATWARSDIDRFVASRLQEESLTPVADAAKSSLLRRLTFDLTGLPPTEQELLDYLLDESDRATEKVVDRLLGSISFGERWGRHWLDVARYGESTGSARNLPYPHAWRYRDYVIESFNEDKPFNQFLQEQIAGDLLPANSPSQKREQLIATGFLALGVKDVNQRFKVRYDMDNVDEQIDTVSKAVLGLTVSCARCHDHKFDPISTRDYYALAGIFTSTELCDALRNQMGGSGLAYYVPNRLIQLSDESDQQPSEEVRLEIEERRKEFEAARAKFVQIRDSVKQEDRTADHTKKLQQARQAMQRKQAELVALTDPAARGLVAIGVRDAEKTGDTEIRIRGEAEKLGPTVPRGFLTVLDHIPTPSMEEGRSGRYELAKWLTHPSNPLTTRVAVNRIWQRLFAEGLVRTVDNFGVMGDVPSHPELLDYLAQQFIRNGWSQKKLIREIVLSRTYQLSASSSETAIAKDPSNKWLWRHAPRRLDAEEIRDSILAISGELQRGSVALDESKKLPVIEIRNNGPESRKLLAVSSSSVHRSVYLPMVRGILHDALQVFDFAEQGMVTGKRSNTTVPPQALFLLNDPLLQKAALAKSKRILAGSSDPVAQSITSIYREAFQRNPTDQEMIDAVSFIQSYENQFELILEESKGSPSSAQTTESSQGVKLVSSESNSSQNVAAPEDGRGEDAEPMVDTTHIEPASSREAAMAALVQSLFASAEFRFVR; translated from the coding sequence ATGAAACGGATCAATCATTACAACCGCCTCGCCTGGATGGCGGTCGCTTGTATTGCAGGCGGTACACTCTCCGCCGAAGAGGCGGCCGGTCTTCCGCAAGCCAATGACAAAGAAGTCGAATTCTTCGAAAGGAAAGTTCGTCCGATACTCGTCGAGAATTGCTACATCTGCCACTCCGAACATCACAAGGAAGCGGGGGGACTGCGAGTCGATGATTTTAAATCGATTACGAGCAAAGGGAGAAATGGTTCCGCTGTGGTTGCTGGCAACTCGGCGGAAAGCATCTTGATTCAACGGGTGACTCATGCAGACGACAGCAAAGCGATGCCCCCGGACCATCGGCTTAGCGAGCAGCAAATCCATGATTTAAAGAGTTGGATTGATCGCGGAGCGGCATGGCCTCCCTTGGTGATTCCAACGGACATCGATCAAACACTCGAGCCAGGAGTTGTCCCCCATGTCGAACGAAAGGAAAGTCACTGGGCGTGGCAACCTTTGAAAAATCCGGCAGCTCCAGAAGTTGCTCCCGGTAGTTTTTGGGCTACATGGGCTCGCAGCGACATTGATAGATTTGTAGCGAGTCGGCTGCAGGAGGAGAGTTTGACTCCTGTCGCAGACGCGGCAAAAAGCTCGCTTCTTAGGCGACTGACATTTGATTTAACAGGGCTTCCTCCCACCGAACAGGAGTTGCTGGACTATCTGCTGGATGAGTCGGACAGAGCTACGGAAAAAGTAGTGGATCGTCTACTAGGCTCAATCTCCTTTGGCGAAAGATGGGGAAGGCACTGGCTCGATGTGGCTCGATATGGTGAGTCGACGGGATCTGCCCGAAATCTACCCTATCCACATGCTTGGCGATATCGCGACTACGTTATCGAGTCCTTTAACGAGGACAAACCCTTCAATCAATTCTTGCAGGAACAGATTGCGGGTGATCTATTGCCAGCCAATTCGCCGAGTCAAAAGCGAGAACAACTGATCGCTACGGGCTTCCTTGCCCTCGGAGTGAAGGATGTGAACCAGCGGTTCAAAGTCCGATATGACATGGACAACGTCGATGAGCAGATAGATACCGTATCGAAAGCGGTACTTGGGTTAACCGTTAGCTGTGCGAGATGCCATGATCATAAGTTCGATCCCATTTCGACAAGAGATTACTACGCGTTAGCGGGTATCTTCACCAGTACGGAGCTTTGCGACGCGCTCCGAAACCAGATGGGAGGTAGCGGATTAGCATACTATGTCCCCAACAGACTGATCCAGTTATCAGACGAATCCGATCAGCAGCCATCGGAAGAGGTTCGACTAGAGATTGAAGAGAGGCGGAAGGAATTTGAGGCAGCAAGAGCCAAGTTTGTCCAGATTCGCGATAGCGTGAAACAAGAAGACCGAACCGCAGATCACACGAAGAAGCTACAGCAAGCGCGTCAAGCGATGCAGCGAAAGCAGGCAGAATTGGTCGCCCTTACCGACCCCGCAGCAAGAGGTCTCGTTGCAATCGGAGTTCGAGATGCGGAGAAGACGGGTGATACAGAGATCCGCATACGAGGCGAGGCAGAAAAGCTCGGCCCTACGGTCCCGCGCGGTTTCCTGACCGTACTCGATCACATACCAACACCCTCTATGGAGGAAGGACGCAGTGGTCGTTACGAGCTCGCGAAATGGCTAACGCATCCCTCCAATCCCCTTACGACTCGCGTGGCAGTAAACCGCATCTGGCAACGGTTGTTTGCTGAGGGGCTGGTTCGTACAGTCGACAACTTTGGTGTCATGGGCGATGTGCCAAGCCACCCTGAATTACTTGACTATCTCGCTCAACAGTTCATTCGTAACGGTTGGTCTCAGAAGAAACTTATCCGCGAAATCGTTCTGTCACGGACATATCAACTGTCTGCAAGCTCGAGTGAGACTGCCATTGCAAAGGACCCTTCTAACAAATGGCTGTGGCGACATGCACCTCGACGACTCGACGCAGAAGAAATTCGTGATAGCATCCTCGCAATTTCAGGGGAGCTTCAACGTGGCAGTGTCGCCTTGGATGAGTCAAAGAAATTGCCCGTGATCGAGATTCGCAACAATGGCCCCGAATCTCGCAAGCTGCTTGCTGTATCGAGTTCGAGCGTCCATCGAAGCGTATACTTGCCGATGGTGCGCGGGATTCTCCATGATGCGTTGCAAGTGTTCGACTTCGCAGAGCAGGGGATGGTAACTGGGAAAAGATCCAACACAACCGTTCCCCCCCAAGCCCTTTTTCTTCTCAACGACCCGCTCCTGCAAAAAGCAGCTCTGGCTAAGTCGAAAAGAATTCTTGCCGGGTCAAGCGATCCAGTTGCGCAATCGATTACGTCTATTTACCGAGAGGCGTTTCAACGCAATCCGACCGATCAAGAAATGATCGATGCTGTTTCCTTTATTCAGTCTTATGAAAATCAGTTTGAGTTGATTTTGGAAGAGTCGAAGGGCTCACCATCATCCGCCCAGACGACGGAATCGTCCCAGGGTGTGAAACTGGTCAGTAGTGAATCAAATTCCTCGCAGAATGTCGCGGCGCCTGAAGACGGCCGCGGCGAAGATGCAGAGCCGATGGTCGATACGACCCATATCGAACCCGCGTCGAGCCGAGAAGCCGCAATGGCAGCATTGGTCCAATCCCTCTTCGCATCGGCCGAATTCCGCTTTGTTCGCTAA